A window of the Enterobacteriaceae bacterium 4M9 genome harbors these coding sequences:
- the rlmI gene encoding 23S rRNA (cytosine(1962)-C(5))-methyltransferase RlmI has translation MSVRLVLAKGREKSLLRRHPWVFSGAIAHVEGKANSGETVDVVDSKGNWLARAAWSPNSQIRARVWTFDAGENIDIDFFVRRLQRAQQWRDWLAQRDGLDSYRLIAGESDGLPGVTIDRFGHFLVLQLLSAGAEYQRPALLNALQQCYPQCSIYDRSDVAVRKKEGLELAQGPVSGELPPALLAIEEHGMKLLVDIKGGHKTGYYLDQRDSRLATRRYVEDKRVLNCFSYTGGFAVSALMGNCRQVISVDTSAEALDVARQNIELNKLDISKAEFVRDDVFKLLRRYRDQGEKFDVIVMDPPKFVENKSQLMGACRGYKDINMLAIQLLNPGGVLLTFSCSGLMTNDLFQKIVADAAVDAGRDVQFIEQFRQAADHPVIASYPEGLYLKGFACRVM, from the coding sequence ATGAGCGTACGTTTAGTATTAGCCAAAGGGCGCGAGAAATCGTTACTGCGCCGCCATCCCTGGGTCTTTTCCGGCGCAATTGCGCACGTGGAAGGCAAAGCCAACAGCGGCGAAACCGTGGACGTTGTCGACAGTAAAGGAAACTGGCTGGCACGCGCCGCCTGGTCCCCCAACTCGCAGATTCGCGCTCGCGTCTGGACGTTCGATGCTGGCGAGAATATCGATATCGATTTCTTTGTCCGCCGCTTACAGCGTGCGCAGCAATGGCGCGACTGGCTGGCCCAGCGCGACGGGCTTGACAGCTATCGCCTGATTGCCGGGGAATCCGACGGGCTGCCTGGCGTCACAATTGACCGCTTTGGTCACTTTCTTGTCCTCCAGCTGCTCTCTGCCGGTGCTGAGTACCAACGCCCGGCGCTGCTTAATGCGCTACAGCAGTGCTATCCACAGTGCAGCATTTATGACCGTTCAGATGTCGCGGTACGTAAAAAAGAGGGACTGGAACTGGCGCAAGGACCGGTCAGCGGCGAACTGCCGCCCGCGCTTCTGGCTATTGAAGAGCACGGCATGAAGCTGCTGGTTGATATCAAAGGCGGCCATAAAACCGGTTACTACCTTGATCAGCGCGACAGCCGCCTCGCCACGCGCCGCTACGTAGAAGATAAGCGCGTACTGAACTGCTTTTCCTACACCGGTGGCTTCGCCGTTTCGGCATTAATGGGCAACTGCCGCCAGGTTATCAGCGTCGATACCTCTGCCGAAGCGCTGGATGTAGCGCGCCAGAACATCGAACTGAACAAACTTGATATCAGCAAGGCTGAGTTTGTACGCGACGACGTCTTCAAGCTGCTGCGCCGCTACCGTGACCAGGGCGAGAAGTTTGATGTTATCGTAATGGACCCGCCCAAATTCGTTGAGAATAAAAGTCAGCTGATGGGAGCCTGTCGCGGCTACAAAGATATTAACATGCTGGCAATACAGCTACTTAACCCCGGCGGCGTGCTGCTAACCTTTTCCTGCTCCGGGTTGATGACCAACGATTTATTCCAGAAAATTGTGGCCGATGCCGCCGTTGATGCCGGTCGTGATGTACAATTTATAGAACAGTTCCGTCAGGCAGCCGACCATCCGGTTATCGCCTCTTATC